The sequence TTTATCAATTTAAAGATGAACACAGAAGAAAATAAATAATTTAGCAAGAGCAAGTGTATTAATTAGGTTTTTTAAAACTGGTCTTGAAGATGGGTTAGTCAATAAAGTCTCCGAATATACAAATAGTCAAAATACTATATCAGGTAGAGACCTGAAGTCAGTTGACAAAATTCAGCTAGATATTGAAAAGAGATTTGATATTGAAAATATTAAATATCTAAGAAAAAGAACAAAAGACAATTTTGAGAGAAAACATAAATATGAAATTTCTATGGAAAAACTAGGACAGCTATTATTGGCATATAATGGACATCCTGAAAAAGTTAGCAATAGTAAAAAGAAAATTTTTGAGGATTATTATAATGTATTATTTAATGATAAGCCT is a genomic window of Campylobacter blaseri containing:
- a CDS encoding AIPR family protein, yielding MRFFKTGLEDGLVNKVSEYTNSQNTISGRDLKSVDKIQLDIEKRFDIENIKYLRKRTKDNFERKHKYEISMEKLGQLLLAYNGHPEKVSNSKKKIFEDYYNVLFNDKPDFMNISIELVKNYHAVFNKYKDLTDKYKYYEQKIFYIIYLNRCFEKNDIIKNILLLEEVLMKYRANEEISPARKLIQKGFKDELDKRIVQEGGTLISPITLNKK